A single window of Halotalea alkalilenta DNA harbors:
- a CDS encoding ShlB/FhaC/HecB family hemolysin secretion/activation protein gives MLLLLGTPLCWAQSSTPSDLELQREGQRRLIEDQRQRLDGLQRLRPAPTLREQPSMAVGSGCVTVQRLVVEGGERLPAERLEALRREHLGKCLDAAALNALLASITNDYLDRGFITTRAYLPVQETDEALVVRVVEGRLEGIDRPATLPASSVAMASPLEVGEVLNLRDIEQTLDQLNRLASRRVTAALRPGDRVGGSRVVLEDDPGRPWRIHLSRHNGGQPSVGRQQWGLGLWLDEPLGLADQFDLQLIRSQARGAERNTDSNQVGYSLPYGYWNFAYRYIDSAYATRGEANGFIFDLDGKSERHLLRAERLIARDQTSKTSLSTQLSRTATRNYIDGTRIGVSSRVLSEWRLGLNHGRRLAGGLFNGDVAWSHGTGLFGADDDHGRPDGAPKARYDKANLTLSYLRPFSVVGLPLRYFGLLHAQWSPDVLYSPARLSLGGQDSVRGFSEQSLPGDTGGYWRNQVTWSHPLNPVPRVFDLFEVTLAYDLGVIRHGRYNDELHGRMSGAALEFGLRGEQLSALLGVSRSIERPSALPQRETPIYFELGLTL, from the coding sequence TTGCTTTTGCTGCTTGGAACACCGCTTTGCTGGGCGCAGTCGAGCACGCCCAGCGACCTGGAGCTGCAGCGCGAGGGCCAGCGGCGATTGATCGAGGATCAACGGCAGCGGCTCGATGGGCTGCAGCGCTTGCGGCCCGCCCCGACCCTGCGGGAGCAGCCCTCGATGGCGGTTGGTTCAGGCTGCGTCACGGTACAGCGGCTGGTGGTGGAGGGCGGCGAGCGGCTGCCCGCCGAGCGCCTGGAGGCACTGCGCCGCGAGCATCTCGGCAAGTGCCTCGACGCTGCGGCGCTCAATGCGCTGCTGGCGAGCATCACCAACGACTACCTGGATCGAGGCTTCATCACCACGCGAGCCTACCTGCCGGTGCAGGAGACCGATGAGGCGCTGGTGGTGAGGGTCGTCGAAGGGCGGCTCGAAGGCATCGATCGCCCCGCGACCCTGCCGGCCTCTTCGGTCGCGATGGCCAGCCCGCTCGAGGTGGGCGAGGTGCTGAATCTTCGCGACATCGAGCAAACCTTGGACCAACTCAACCGGCTGGCTTCCCGCCGAGTGACCGCGGCCCTTCGCCCTGGCGATCGGGTCGGCGGTAGCCGTGTGGTCCTGGAAGACGACCCCGGGCGCCCCTGGCGAATCCATCTCTCTCGCCACAATGGCGGTCAGCCTTCGGTCGGACGCCAGCAGTGGGGGCTCGGGCTGTGGCTCGACGAGCCGCTCGGCCTCGCCGACCAGTTCGACCTCCAGCTGATCCGCAGCCAGGCGCGAGGGGCCGAACGCAATACCGACAGCAACCAAGTCGGCTACTCCCTGCCCTATGGCTACTGGAACTTTGCCTACCGCTATATCGACAGCGCCTACGCCACCCGTGGCGAGGCCAACGGTTTCATCTTCGACCTCGATGGCAAGAGCGAGCGTCATCTGCTGCGTGCCGAGCGTCTGATCGCTCGCGACCAGACCAGCAAGACCTCGTTGTCGACCCAACTTTCGCGAACGGCGACGCGCAACTACATCGACGGCACGCGCATCGGCGTCAGCAGCCGGGTGCTCAGCGAGTGGCGGCTGGGGCTCAACCATGGGCGCAGGCTGGCCGGTGGATTGTTCAACGGCGATGTCGCCTGGTCCCACGGCACCGGGCTGTTCGGCGCCGACGATGACCATGGCCGTCCCGATGGCGCGCCGAAAGCCCGCTACGACAAGGCGAACTTGACCTTGAGCTACTTGCGCCCGTTCAGCGTCGTCGGTTTGCCGCTGCGCTACTTCGGCCTGCTGCATGCCCAGTGGAGCCCCGATGTTCTCTACAGTCCGGCCAGGTTGAGCCTCGGTGGCCAGGATTCGGTGCGCGGCTTCAGCGAGCAGTCGCTACCCGGCGATACCGGTGGGTACTGGCGCAACCAGGTGACTTGGTCGCACCCGCTGAACCCGGTGCCAAGGGTCTTCGATCTCTTCGAGGTGACTTTGGCCTACGACCTCGGGGTGATCCGTCACGGCCGTTACAACGATGAACTCCACGGCAGGATGAGCGGCGCGGCGCTCGAGTTCGGCCTGCGCGGCGAGCAGCTCTCGGCGCTGCTCGGTGTCTCCCGGTCGATCGAGCGCCCAAGCGCGCTGCCCCAGCGTGAAACCCCGATCTACTTCGAGCTCGGCCTGACGCTATGA
- a CDS encoding two-partner secretion domain-containing protein, translating into MRDPASPLARLLAVVLVNALVWQPVAALAEGIVVAPGGGQNTRIDQAANGVPVIDIATPNERGLSHNRYQSFDVGREGAILNNVTDKWQTTEQAGLIVGNPNLQGSAARLIVNEVTGGGGSRLAGYTEVAGQAAAVVIANPSGIVCDGCGFINTPQVTLSTGRPLIDQGELSGFSVEAGKVEIEGLGLDASRVDRFAIVTRAAEFNAALHAKRLEVVTGRNQVDADTLEATPLEGAQEVTPEFAIDASALGGMYADSIRLVGTEAGVGVRLAGDMAASGGELRIDAAGGLTLANASSRGSLIADAVSIAVDGTLDGAADLRLSAERQISNQGTLRAGGGIELTAGERITQHGSMLASQIDARAGDELVNQGQVSGDQVSLGAETLVNQGTLAASGALNIEARRLDNAGGTLQFAQGQHVELALERLDNRDGLLLADGGALALDARALDNQRGVIAADTLKIDAGALDNREGLIQASRGEAAIAVTQLDNRTGRIEAQQALRLVAKETVANQGGRLQAGERLELNAGDLDNRDGVVLAERSSLALGRLSGNRDGVIEASSGPLELAVRAEADNAGGSLIARQGELTLSAATLDNRQATIAGDQLHLVSGELDNSAGLLLAQRGGLEISSGALDNSGGTLIGDDVELSASRLDNHDGGLIAARVGNARLEVERSIDNSGGQLQAAARIDLTAGQLVNRDAVVVADDVALDARTLDNAGGLISAERGDLDATVGVLDNRGGLLLGKRLELDTASLDNRGGAMLAEAAGALIRVQDSLDNRGGIIDVRHGDLMLDAGRIDNRGGALAALGLTLQAVLLDNGVEDDGEDVDEGGRLLAGAGGMRVLAAEGRLDNRGGLLLVDGGALELSAAELDNRAGVIQSEQGSFELGEFDNREGELAALSGPLALETSSLDNQGGRILAQRALALDAERLDNRFGQLAGNTLLLSAAGIDNRDGGLIEAVDSLVLDSDTLDNRGGELRALGTDGDSRLRVEGTLDNRDGKLSFANQNLTLAAQHWRNQGGLLRHTGLGQAEIEVGEFQGAGGTLESTGELILSAQHVDGLGSLASNRALSLTSLGALGLGIGDRLASAGTLEVEAMDLDNQGEMASNQAITLRLQGELVNAGTISAGSGLELSATSLDQRGHLLSGGDARYRLTQTLDNRGRLTATGALEIEAARLDNQGTLGAGGTLRVSAGEIINQPDALIFSAGDMQLRAASLSNRYADLFSLGRFDFAADDQGGRARLFENRSGSIEAQGDLRLAADEVINTRDHFSILSHSEGSWIDYTATQVDQYRVESDLCGERGGCGPRQIYERTFYYYQPIVHDTLRYEVVVDSPLARLVGGGEVTIDADRFSNTLGLVAAGSDLSIHAREIDNGGPTAFLEQRRREYQHNQSYSNSSDIRYVQRASDQRDAGIEAWNARSGLDEQGEPLPLPAIIAGWTYSLVSDVISRQEIPGTVASTIQAGERVTLVAGERLVNGQVDEQVQAQLEGRLGDTSVAGPVARLSYTLAPQAASASRREAGDLSGASREAGEIDETTRTELGLPSGERQALDTPIVIEPAASYADVPFERIAPVEQPDFRLPQGEYGLFVQSPSPQSRYLVESNPAFTGLENVLGSDYLLDKLGYSDDGAYRLLGDGRYESRLVGSAVQAATGSRFVDDRLGSEADQLRYLFDNAIASSEPLGLSVGVSLSPAQTAALTHDIVWPEWQEVEGQWVLVPVLYLAQLDSRKVRGGALVQGRDIELISGSELINVGTLTAARDTTLSAGGSILQGGLVEAGERVSMVANDSIRNAIGGEISAAQVDLRALEGDIVNDRLAIVAGSRDHAFTALDGGGRIVAGERLDLRAGGDLVNRGEIASAGDAALAAGRDLRLEAVTDARLDVNRQPNLTERRESVEVLGSRLDIQGDARLSAGQDLVIDASRVDIHGDLLAEAGRDLRLDAQENFVASERERRSSRRYSHQLDEQVRQQGSELVVGGDAAVIAGRDLGLTASRVETSGNAYFYAGGELTLDAAADLDHQLDERRSKGSFGRKRSESTERLTLTAQGSQIESGGDLVLASEGDQRYQGARLASQGELSLISGGEIAFEAARDIEQQSRHKSSSSFAWQSAKGRGTTDETLRQSQLIHQGELAIRAAEGISIEIAQIDQRTVSQTLDAMVAADPQLGWLKEMEQRGDIDWRQVKEIHDSFQYSQSGVSPVVGMAVAIVTAAFTAGAAGSMIGAMAGTSTAAGASTAASIWAAQTATAAAGWANAAVAGAIGGAVGSAAGAVSQGQEWNQAALNGAITGGLGNYLAGGTFHNNPINSAKVIGTSVANGAWDVVGNRIALLGAQQVMGKVQSEFAESIGLSGEQLNWALMSGSIIGAQLPGVGTRFSATDGGYSHNNFIGERGVLNRDIQGLPFDAIDIALGYQGLPDSTVQAHLASQGFGGYTMGHSLGVLSANYMATNGLLKGAHLFSLPFGNIASSNTTLTIGAGDLVNGGVLGKALNPNAYIVPLLPWEHNFDQFYKPYIDLYPERYKFGD; encoded by the coding sequence ATGCGCGACCCTGCTTCTCCCTTGGCCCGGCTGCTCGCCGTGGTACTGGTCAACGCCTTGGTCTGGCAGCCCGTCGCGGCGCTTGCCGAGGGCATCGTCGTAGCGCCGGGCGGTGGCCAGAATACCCGCATCGACCAGGCCGCCAATGGCGTCCCGGTGATCGATATCGCTACGCCGAACGAGCGGGGGCTCTCGCACAACCGCTACCAATCCTTCGATGTCGGCCGTGAAGGCGCGATTCTCAATAACGTCACCGACAAGTGGCAGACGACCGAGCAGGCGGGGCTGATCGTCGGCAACCCCAATCTGCAGGGCTCGGCAGCGCGGCTGATCGTCAACGAGGTCACCGGCGGCGGTGGCTCTCGGCTCGCCGGCTACACCGAGGTCGCGGGGCAGGCCGCAGCGGTGGTGATCGCCAACCCTTCCGGGATCGTCTGTGACGGCTGCGGTTTCATCAATACGCCCCAGGTGACCCTGTCGACCGGTCGACCGTTGATCGACCAAGGCGAGCTGAGCGGTTTCTCCGTCGAGGCCGGAAAGGTCGAAATCGAAGGGCTCGGGCTCGATGCTAGCCGGGTCGATCGCTTCGCGATCGTCACTCGTGCCGCTGAATTCAATGCCGCCTTGCATGCCAAGCGCCTGGAGGTGGTCACCGGGCGCAATCAGGTCGATGCAGACACGCTCGAGGCGACACCGCTCGAGGGCGCGCAGGAGGTGACACCGGAGTTCGCCATCGACGCCTCTGCGCTGGGTGGCATGTACGCCGACAGCATTCGCTTGGTCGGTACCGAGGCCGGGGTCGGCGTGCGCCTGGCCGGCGACATGGCGGCCAGCGGGGGTGAGCTGCGCATCGATGCGGCCGGCGGCCTGACGCTGGCCAACGCCTCGAGCCGGGGGAGCCTCATCGCCGATGCGGTAAGTATCGCGGTCGACGGTACCCTGGACGGCGCGGCCGACCTGCGCCTGTCGGCCGAGCGGCAGATAAGCAACCAAGGCACGCTGCGCGCGGGCGGTGGCATCGAGCTCACCGCCGGTGAGCGGATCACCCAGCATGGCAGCATGCTCGCCTCGCAGATCGATGCGCGCGCCGGCGATGAACTCGTCAACCAAGGGCAGGTTAGCGGCGACCAGGTATCCCTCGGTGCCGAGACGCTGGTCAACCAGGGTACGCTGGCGGCGAGCGGTGCGCTGAACATCGAGGCACGCCGTCTCGACAATGCAGGCGGGACCCTTCAGTTCGCCCAAGGGCAGCACGTGGAGCTGGCGCTCGAGCGGCTCGACAACCGCGATGGCCTCCTGCTGGCCGACGGTGGCGCCCTGGCGCTCGACGCCAGGGCGCTGGACAACCAGCGCGGGGTGATCGCGGCCGATACGCTCAAGATCGATGCAGGTGCGTTGGACAACCGCGAAGGGTTGATTCAAGCCTCGCGGGGCGAGGCCGCTATCGCGGTAACCCAGCTCGACAATCGGACCGGACGGATCGAAGCCCAGCAGGCGCTTCGACTCGTCGCTAAGGAGACTGTCGCCAACCAAGGCGGCCGGCTGCAGGCCGGTGAACGGCTCGAACTCAACGCTGGTGACCTGGACAACCGCGACGGGGTAGTGCTCGCCGAGCGCTCGAGCCTGGCGCTGGGCCGGCTCTCCGGCAATCGCGATGGCGTGATCGAGGCCTCCTCTGGCCCGCTCGAGCTGGCAGTGCGGGCAGAGGCCGACAACGCAGGCGGCTCGCTGATCGCGCGCCAGGGCGAACTGACGCTCTCCGCGGCGACCCTCGACAACCGCCAGGCCACCATCGCAGGCGATCAGCTGCACCTGGTCAGTGGCGAACTCGACAATAGTGCCGGCCTCTTGCTCGCTCAGCGAGGGGGGCTGGAGATCTCCAGCGGGGCGCTCGACAACTCCGGCGGCACGCTGATCGGTGACGATGTCGAGCTCAGCGCGAGCCGACTGGATAACCACGATGGCGGCCTGATCGCCGCCCGCGTCGGCAACGCGCGGCTGGAGGTGGAACGATCGATCGATAACTCGGGCGGCCAGCTGCAGGCGGCCGCCCGGATCGATCTCACCGCCGGGCAGCTGGTCAACCGGGATGCGGTGGTGGTCGCCGATGACGTTGCCCTCGACGCCCGCACCCTCGACAACGCAGGCGGGCTGATCAGTGCCGAGCGCGGTGATCTCGATGCCACGGTGGGCGTGCTGGACAACCGCGGCGGTCTGCTGCTCGGCAAGCGGCTCGAGCTCGACACTGCCAGCCTCGACAACCGCGGTGGCGCAATGCTGGCCGAGGCCGCCGGGGCGCTGATCCGCGTCCAAGACAGTCTCGACAATCGCGGTGGCATCATCGACGTACGCCACGGCGACTTGATGCTCGATGCCGGGCGGATCGACAACCGCGGCGGCGCACTCGCCGCGCTGGGGCTCACGCTGCAGGCGGTACTGCTCGACAACGGTGTCGAGGACGATGGCGAGGACGTTGACGAGGGTGGCCGGCTGCTGGCTGGCGCAGGGGGTATGCGAGTGCTCGCCGCCGAGGGGCGGCTCGACAACCGCGGTGGCCTGCTGCTGGTCGACGGCGGGGCGCTCGAGCTCAGCGCCGCCGAACTGGATAACCGCGCCGGGGTAATCCAGTCCGAGCAGGGCAGCTTCGAGCTTGGAGAATTCGACAACCGCGAAGGCGAACTCGCCGCGCTCAGCGGGCCGTTGGCGCTGGAGACCTCCTCCCTCGACAACCAGGGTGGCAGGATACTCGCCCAGAGAGCGCTGGCACTGGATGCCGAGCGGCTGGACAACCGCTTCGGCCAGCTGGCGGGAAATACGCTACTGCTGAGCGCGGCGGGCATCGACAATCGCGACGGCGGCTTGATCGAAGCCGTCGATAGCCTGGTTCTCGATAGCGACACGCTGGACAACCGAGGGGGCGAGCTGCGCGCGCTCGGCACCGACGGAGACAGCCGGCTGCGGGTGGAGGGCACGCTCGACAACCGCGATGGCAAGCTCTCCTTCGCCAACCAGAACCTGACGCTTGCGGCGCAGCACTGGCGCAACCAGGGGGGCCTTCTGCGCCACACCGGCTTGGGCCAGGCCGAGATCGAGGTGGGCGAATTCCAAGGCGCCGGTGGCACGCTCGAAAGCACCGGCGAGTTGATACTGAGTGCGCAGCACGTCGACGGGCTCGGCAGTCTGGCCAGCAACCGCGCGCTGAGCCTGACCTCGCTCGGTGCGCTAGGGCTCGGCATCGGCGATCGGCTGGCCTCCGCCGGTACGCTCGAGGTCGAGGCCATGGACCTCGATAACCAAGGCGAAATGGCCAGCAACCAGGCCATTACCCTGCGGCTGCAGGGTGAGCTGGTCAATGCCGGAACGATCTCGGCGGGCAGTGGGCTCGAGCTCTCCGCCACCTCGCTCGACCAGCGTGGCCACCTGCTCAGCGGCGGTGATGCCCGCTACCGGCTGACCCAGACGCTCGACAACCGTGGTCGGCTGACCGCCACCGGCGCGCTCGAGATCGAGGCCGCACGGCTGGATAACCAAGGCACCCTCGGTGCCGGCGGTACGCTGCGGGTGAGCGCGGGCGAGATCATCAACCAGCCGGACGCGCTGATCTTCTCCGCCGGCGACATGCAGCTGCGCGCGGCCAGCCTGAGCAACCGCTACGCCGATCTGTTCAGCCTCGGCCGCTTCGACTTCGCCGCCGATGACCAGGGTGGCCGGGCGCGGCTGTTCGAGAATCGCTCGGGCAGCATCGAGGCCCAGGGCGATCTGCGTCTCGCCGCGGATGAGGTGATCAACACGCGCGATCATTTCTCGATCTTAAGCCACAGCGAAGGCAGCTGGATCGATTACACCGCGACCCAGGTCGATCAGTACCGGGTGGAAAGCGACCTCTGTGGAGAGCGAGGTGGCTGTGGCCCCAGGCAGATATATGAAAGAACCTTCTACTACTACCAGCCGATCGTCCACGACACGCTGCGCTACGAAGTAGTCGTCGATTCGCCGCTGGCACGGCTGGTTGGCGGCGGCGAGGTCACGATCGACGCCGATCGGTTCAGCAACACCCTTGGCCTGGTCGCCGCCGGGAGCGACCTGAGCATCCACGCCCGCGAGATCGACAACGGCGGACCCACTGCCTTCCTCGAGCAGCGCCGACGCGAATACCAGCACAACCAGAGCTACTCGAACTCAAGCGACATCAGATACGTCCAGCGCGCCTCCGACCAGCGCGACGCAGGGATCGAGGCCTGGAATGCGCGCAGCGGCCTCGACGAACAGGGCGAGCCGCTGCCACTGCCGGCAATCATCGCCGGCTGGACCTACAGCCTGGTCAGCGACGTCATCTCGCGCCAGGAGATCCCCGGCACCGTCGCCTCGACGATCCAGGCCGGTGAGCGGGTAACGCTGGTCGCTGGCGAACGGCTGGTCAACGGCCAGGTCGACGAGCAGGTCCAGGCGCAGCTCGAGGGCCGGCTTGGCGATACGTCGGTCGCGGGGCCGGTCGCGCGATTGAGCTATACCCTCGCGCCCCAGGCGGCGAGCGCAAGCCGGCGCGAAGCAGGTGATCTGAGTGGCGCCAGCCGCGAGGCCGGCGAGATCGATGAAACCACGCGGACCGAGCTTGGGCTGCCGAGCGGTGAGCGACAGGCGCTGGACACACCTATCGTCATCGAGCCGGCGGCCAGCTACGCCGATGTGCCATTCGAGCGCATCGCACCCGTCGAGCAGCCGGATTTCCGCCTGCCCCAGGGTGAGTACGGCCTGTTCGTTCAGAGCCCCTCGCCGCAGAGCCGCTACCTGGTCGAGTCGAATCCGGCCTTCACCGGCCTCGAGAACGTCCTTGGCTCCGACTACCTGCTCGACAAGCTCGGCTACAGCGATGACGGTGCCTACCGGCTGCTGGGCGATGGTCGCTACGAAAGCCGGCTGGTCGGCAGTGCGGTACAGGCCGCTACCGGCTCTCGCTTCGTCGACGACCGCCTGGGCAGTGAAGCCGACCAGCTGCGCTACCTGTTCGACAACGCCATCGCCTCGAGCGAGCCGCTCGGACTCTCCGTCGGCGTCAGCCTGAGCCCGGCCCAGACCGCCGCGCTGACCCACGACATCGTCTGGCCCGAGTGGCAGGAGGTCGAGGGGCAGTGGGTACTCGTCCCGGTGCTCTACCTCGCCCAGTTGGACTCGCGCAAGGTGCGCGGCGGCGCATTGGTGCAAGGGCGCGACATCGAGCTGATCAGCGGCAGCGAGCTGATCAACGTCGGCACGCTCACGGCCGCGCGGGATACCACGCTCTCGGCCGGCGGCTCGATCCTCCAAGGGGGCCTGGTCGAGGCCGGCGAGCGGGTCTCGATGGTGGCTAACGACAGCATCCGCAACGCCATCGGCGGCGAGATATCCGCGGCTCAGGTCGACCTGCGCGCGCTTGAGGGCGATATCGTCAACGACCGGCTGGCGATCGTCGCTGGCAGCCGCGACCACGCCTTCACCGCGCTCGACGGCGGCGGCCGGATCGTCGCCGGCGAACGCCTCGACCTGCGCGCCGGGGGAGACCTGGTCAACCGCGGCGAGATCGCCTCGGCAGGCGATGCAGCGCTCGCCGCCGGGCGTGACCTGCGCCTCGAGGCGGTCACCGACGCGCGGCTCGACGTCAATCGCCAGCCCAACCTCACCGAGCGCCGCGAAAGCGTCGAAGTGCTCGGCAGCCGTCTCGACATCCAAGGCGACGCTCGCCTGAGCGCCGGGCAGGACCTGGTGATCGATGCATCCCGCGTCGATATTCACGGCGACCTGCTGGCCGAGGCCGGGCGCGACCTGCGCCTCGACGCTCAGGAGAACTTCGTCGCGAGCGAAAGAGAGCGGCGCAGCAGTCGCCGCTACTCCCATCAGCTCGACGAGCAGGTGCGCCAGCAGGGGAGCGAACTGGTGGTCGGCGGGGACGCCGCAGTGATCGCCGGGCGTGATCTCGGCCTCACCGCGAGCCGGGTCGAGACCAGCGGCAACGCCTACTTCTACGCCGGGGGAGAGCTGACCCTGGATGCGGCCGCCGATCTCGACCATCAGCTCGACGAGCGGCGCAGCAAGGGCAGCTTCGGGCGCAAGCGCTCCGAGAGCACCGAACGGCTCACCCTCACCGCGCAAGGCAGCCAGATCGAAAGCGGCGGCGACCTGGTACTGGCAAGCGAAGGCGACCAGCGCTACCAGGGCGCGAGACTTGCGTCCCAAGGCGAGCTGAGCCTGATCAGCGGCGGCGAGATAGCGTTCGAGGCCGCCCGCGATATCGAGCAGCAGAGCCGGCACAAAAGCAGCAGCAGCTTCGCCTGGCAGTCTGCCAAGGGCCGGGGCACGACCGACGAGACCCTGCGCCAGAGCCAACTGATCCACCAAGGCGAACTCGCGATCCGCGCGGCCGAAGGAATCTCGATCGAGATTGCCCAAATCGACCAGCGCACGGTGAGCCAGACCCTCGACGCGATGGTCGCCGCCGACCCGCAGCTCGGCTGGCTGAAGGAGATGGAACAGCGCGGCGACATCGACTGGCGGCAGGTCAAGGAGATCCACGACAGCTTCCAGTACAGCCAGTCGGGCGTTAGTCCAGTAGTGGGCATGGCGGTCGCGATCGTCACTGCAGCGTTCACCGCCGGCGCGGCAGGAAGTATGATCGGCGCCATGGCAGGGACGAGTACCGCAGCCGGTGCGAGTACAGCTGCTTCGATCTGGGCCGCCCAGACCGCGACCGCCGCCGCTGGTTGGGCCAACGCCGCGGTAGCGGGGGCCATCGGCGGTGCAGTGGGAAGCGCCGCCGGTGCCGTCAGCCAAGGACAGGAGTGGAATCAGGCTGCGCTCAATGGCGCGATTACCGGCGGGCTGGGTAACTACCTTGCCGGCGGGACATTCCACAACAATCCCATCAACAGCGCGAAAGTGATTGGCACCAGCGTGGCGAATGGCGCCTGGGACGTGGTGGGCAATCGCATCGCGCTGCTTGGTGCTCAGCAGGTCATGGGCAAAGTGCAGAGTGAATTCGCCGAGAGCATCGGCTTGAGTGGCGAGCAGCTCAACTGGGCGCTGATGAGTGGCTCGATCATCGGAGCGCAGTTACCCGGCGTGGGAACGCGGTTTAGTGCGACGGATGGTGGCTATAGTCATAACAATTTTATAGGTGAGCGTGGAGTACTGAATCGCGATATCCAAGGGTTGCCCTTCGATGCGATCGATATTGCCTTGGGTTACCAAGGGCTGCCCGATTCCACTGTGCAGGCACACTTGGCCTCGCAAGGGTTCGGCGGCTATACCATGGGCCATAGCCTGGGGGTTTTGAGCGCCAACTATATGGCCACCAATGGTTTGCTCAAAGGAGCCCATCTCTTCTCCCTGCCCTTCGGCAATATCGCCTCGAGCAATACTACCCTGACCATCGGCGCTGGCGACTTGGTCAACGGCGGCGTCTTGGGTAAAGCGCTCAATCCGAATGCCTACATCGTTCCATTACTGCCTTGGGAGCATAATTTTGATCAATTTTATAAACCCTATATCGATCTGTACCCTGAAAGGTATAAGTTTGGTGACTAG
- a CDS encoding YifB family Mg chelatase-like AAA ATPase: protein MSLAVVRSRALLGLHAPLVQVEVHISNGLPGLAIVGLPETAVKESRERVRSALLNAGAEYPTRRITLNLAPADLPKEGGRFDLPIALAILVASNQLPPESVERLECLGELALDGRLRGVGAVLPAALAAHRAGAILLVASEDAEEAALVEGLEVIAADHLLEVVAHLHGRERLLPRPATTPALDLAEMPDLCDVRGQHQARRALEIAAAGGHNLLFAGPPGTGKSMLAARLPGLLPPLDQQRRLEVAMIRSRCGLAPLGEWGRRPFRSPHHGASPGALIGGGSQPMPGEITLAHHGVLFLDELPEFERRALEGLREPIECGTVSIARVARQAIFPAEFQLVAAMNPCPCGHLGDPRRACRCSAAQIQRYQARLSGPLLDRIDLQVEMTALAADELARQRPGEASASVRERVVAARRCQASRGALNARLGSRELEAACALSDAERAWLAHALERLGHSTRTYHRVLRVALTIADLQASARLTREHLMEALGYRQLDRLLRGDGAKAQR from the coding sequence ATGTCGCTGGCGGTCGTCCGCAGTCGGGCGCTGCTCGGCCTGCACGCTCCCTTGGTGCAGGTCGAGGTCCATATTTCCAATGGGTTGCCGGGGCTTGCGATCGTCGGCCTGCCCGAGACGGCGGTGAAGGAGAGCCGTGAGCGGGTGCGCAGCGCGTTGCTCAATGCCGGTGCCGAGTACCCGACCCGGCGAATCACACTCAACCTGGCCCCCGCCGATCTGCCCAAGGAGGGTGGTCGCTTCGACCTGCCGATCGCGCTGGCTATCCTGGTCGCTTCCAATCAGCTGCCGCCCGAGAGCGTCGAGCGGCTCGAGTGCCTGGGCGAGCTCGCCCTCGATGGCCGCCTGCGCGGCGTCGGCGCGGTGCTGCCCGCGGCATTGGCCGCTCATCGCGCCGGTGCGATTTTGCTGGTGGCCAGCGAGGACGCCGAGGAAGCCGCGCTGGTCGAAGGCCTCGAAGTGATCGCCGCCGATCATCTTCTCGAGGTCGTCGCCCACCTGCATGGCCGCGAGCGTTTGCTGCCAAGACCCGCGACGACGCCGGCGCTCGATCTCGCCGAGATGCCCGATCTTTGCGACGTTCGTGGCCAGCACCAGGCGCGCAGGGCGCTGGAGATCGCCGCCGCGGGCGGTCACAACCTGCTCTTCGCCGGCCCCCCCGGCACCGGCAAGAGCATGCTCGCCGCACGCCTGCCGGGGCTCTTGCCACCGCTCGACCAGCAGCGCCGTCTGGAGGTCGCGATGATTCGCTCGCGCTGCGGCCTGGCACCGCTCGGTGAGTGGGGGCGACGGCCATTTCGATCCCCGCACCATGGGGCAAGCCCGGGGGCGTTGATCGGTGGTGGTTCGCAACCGATGCCGGGCGAGATCACCCTGGCCCACCATGGCGTGCTGTTTCTCGATGAATTGCCCGAGTTCGAGCGCCGTGCGCTCGAAGGGCTGCGCGAGCCGATCGAGTGCGGCACGGTGTCGATTGCCCGTGTCGCGCGGCAGGCGATCTTCCCAGCCGAGTTTCAGCTGGTCGCGGCGATGAACCCCTGCCCCTGCGGACACCTGGGTGATCCGCGTCGCGCCTGCCGCTGCAGCGCCGCGCAGATCCAGCGCTATCAGGCGCGGCTGTCCGGACCACTGCTCGATCGTATCGACCTGCAGGTGGAGATGACCGCGCTCGCCGCCGACGAGCTCGCTCGCCAGCGCCCTGGCGAGGCTTCGGCCTCGGTGAGGGAGCGGGTGGTCGCCGCACGTCGATGCCAGGCTAGCCGGGGCGCACTCAACGCCCGGTTGGGCAGTCGTGAACTGGAGGCAGCCTGCGCGCTCAGCGATGCCGAGCGCGCTTGGCTCGCCCACGCCCTCGAACGCCTCGGCCACTCGACCCGCACCTACCACCGGGTGCTGCGCGTCGCCTTGACCATCGCCGATCTCCAGGCGTCTGCCCGGTTGACCCGCGAGCACCTGATGGAGGCGCTCGGCTATCGCCAGCTCGACCGGCTGCTGCGCGGCGATGGTGCCAAGGCCCAGCGATGA